From the genome of Rhododendron vialii isolate Sample 1 chromosome 10a, ASM3025357v1:
CGACATGCCAATGGATCATAAATTCCTAAAatcggtccaatactgtacttTTTGTTCCAGAGATCCTCAACTCCGTTTCCACTCCTTACCCATATGTCGAAGCATGAATAGTTTCCCAACCCGTTAAACTCCAACGAACTAACAAAGGCAAGGGAGTCTCTCAGAACGCTAATGCTAGACCTAGAGTTAACGCAAATGTCCTCGGGTAAAAATACTTGTTCGAATAATTCGTCAAACATGTGGAAAGCAATAACTCTATAACGGCAACAAAGATCAAACCCCACCCAATAAAGCACCCCATTAAACAATGTGGAACGCGAAAGCGAAAGCCCGGCATGCCATATCATATCTTTGGGCACCGTAACAATGATTTCTCTCCACGAGTCCGTGCTCATATGGTACATTTGAACTTTTTCATCGACCAACGTATAAGAACAAATCATAAGGTCATATTCAAATCGTGGGGCAACCCTAAGCACTATATAATCATTGGTTTTGGGATCAAAAGCAAATCCTAAATTGGTACAACTTGCGCCATTAAGAGGGATTTGAGGGAGTACCCTGAATTCTCTCATTGCGGGGTTGCACAACACGATGATGATTTCGGCGGAGCGATCGGCTAGACAAACGAGGCCGTTGGAAGAGCCGAGGAGGTGGAGATCTCCAACGCGTGGTCTGCCGAAACGTACGTCTAGATCAAGGATTGAAGTTTCGTTGGAGACTGGGGACGGGGTGGAATTAGAATCCTTTTTGGGGTATCGTGTGACGAGGAGGGAGTCATTTTTTCGGGAGCGATTGTTGTGGAGGGAAATGAAGCTAGGGTTTTGGATACGAGAATACCAGTATTTGGAGACTGATCTGAATCGGAGGAGTGATTGTACCGGGAGCCGAGATAGGATAAGCATCAACACATCTTCCGGCATCTCTTGGTTGATTGCCATGCCCATGGGGATGATATGCGGGGAACCCACTACAAAATCCAATATTCCTTTATATAATGGATCCTTGTTTGAAAACTTTTAAGGAATGGTATGCGAAAGGCGGCAAAAATTAACCCTAAATTCAATCTAAACGAACAGCCTTCTTTGATGTCAAATACACGTGGATTTAAAAGCACGTCTTCTCATGCCAATTTTGACAGTCACCTTTCTCcgtgccaaatttcaaaaaatgaccatttATATTTTGACATAAAGGTTGGAGATgaataatttgatgtcaaataaatagaattagacataagggttggagaggagaTTTTGACGTCAAATTAgagatgccaaaatgccacatcaaccttaaaaaaaaattgacatccccaatttgatatcaaggattggagatgctaaGAGATGGGTTGGTTTCTGTTCTGGATGTCCAAAGCAAACACAGTCTTAGCGGTCTTTGGAACCCCAActcttatttttgtattttttaattgtaaaTTGTAGTGTTTTTATTACGGTCACAAATGATTATGAATTTTATGAAGTGTTTGAgaaatatgatcagaataaattTTGCAACTCCACATATCCTGAATTTTTGAGAGAGTTGGGAAgatttttgctttttatttattgaatttttaGACAGTTTGGAagtttttgtattgttttttcCTCGGCAAAAATTAGTATTGTAGTTATAGTTAATGAGGTTTGAACTTCTGTCAAATGCATGGCCACCATTGGACCAGCGGTAGTACACGGTGCTTACCACAGGGCTACTACTCCACTTGCTATACCAGATTATCTAGTCGGTGAGTTGAATGCTCCTTTGGAATAATACATACAAAGCTTTAGTCGAAGCCATGCTATTGGATGGTGGAACTAGTCCACccaaaattaattaagatgTGCGTAAGTTAATCCAAATATTTGATG
Proteins encoded in this window:
- the LOC131302805 gene encoding F-box protein At5g49610-like — translated: MAINQEMPEDVLMLILSRLPVQSLLRFRSVSKYWYSRIQNPSFISLHNNRSRKNDSLLVTRYPKKDSNSTPSPVSNETSILDLDVRFGRPRVGDLHLLGSSNGLVCLADRSAEIIIVLCNPAMREFRVLPQIPLNGASCTNLGFAFDPKTNDYIVLRVAPRFEYDLMICSYTLVDEKVQMYHMSTDSWREIIVTVPKDMIWHAGLSLSRSTLFNGVLYWVGFDLCCRYRVIAFHMFDELFEQVFLPEDICVNSRSSISVLRDSLAFVSSLEFNGLGNYSCFDIWVRSGNGVEDLWNKKYSIGPILGIYDPLACRQNGELLLLRDNDFQMASYNLDTHQVKTYQEGYDKFHVCFCEVSSTVLCTSELSDRAAHLRAVGSCIRQLGSQLGNQRSRAHKTLQWKLIPKFYFRVSSFTAEETRDHLYEEANHTRITISTQTYEKSLSRGRD